One Candidatus Nitrososphaera evergladensis SR1 genomic window carries:
- the thsB gene encoding thermosome subunit beta, whose protein sequence is MSIQQASAGGMPVLILKEGASQTKGRDAQKNNITAAKLIAEVVRTSLGPRGMDKMLVDSLGDVTITNDGATILKEIDVQHPAAKMMVEISKATDNEVGDGTTSVVVLAGALIEKAEELINKDVHPTIIVDGYRKSAAKTIEVLNSIAQKIEGNEKSELARIARTSMQTKIVSREADDLAAIVVNAALSVAEKTDSGFRMDVDDIKVEKKAGGSIRDTKMIKGIVLDKEVVHGGMPKRIEGAKIALINAALEIEKTEFDAKINISSPDQMKMFLEEENKMLKGMVDKVIKAGANVVVCQKGIDDIAQHYLAKAGILTVRRVKESDMTKMSRATGARIVNNLDDLTAKDLGSAELVEERKVETDKWVFIEGCKHPKSVTILIRGGSQRVVDEADRSVHDALMVAKDVLEKPAIVAGGGAPEAYAAARLREWASTLSGREQLAAEKFAEALEVIPLALAENAGMDPIDTLTELRAKQSKGSKWTGVDARNAKVADMSKLDVVEPLAVKEQIIKSATEAASMILRIDDVIASSKSGGAPAMPPGGGGMGGGMGGMGMDM, encoded by the coding sequence ATGTCAATACAACAAGCTTCAGCAGGCGGAATGCCAGTACTGATTTTGAAAGAGGGAGCGTCCCAGACGAAGGGTCGCGACGCCCAAAAGAATAACATCACGGCGGCAAAACTCATCGCAGAGGTAGTCAGGACCTCGCTTGGCCCACGCGGAATGGACAAGATGCTAGTCGACAGCCTTGGCGACGTCACGATAACAAACGACGGCGCCACCATCTTGAAAGAGATTGACGTGCAGCATCCTGCTGCAAAGATGATGGTAGAGATAAGCAAGGCCACTGACAATGAGGTGGGCGACGGCACAACCTCAGTGGTCGTGCTTGCAGGCGCCCTCATTGAAAAGGCAGAGGAGCTTATCAACAAGGACGTTCACCCGACCATAATCGTCGACGGCTACCGCAAGAGCGCAGCCAAGACCATCGAAGTCCTGAACAGCATCGCGCAAAAGATCGAGGGCAACGAAAAGAGCGAGCTTGCCAGGATTGCAAGGACCTCGATGCAGACCAAGATAGTGTCAAGGGAAGCTGACGACCTTGCCGCCATTGTGGTAAACGCGGCGCTTTCCGTGGCAGAAAAGACCGATAGCGGATTCAGGATGGACGTGGACGACATCAAGGTGGAAAAGAAGGCAGGGGGTTCCATCCGCGACACCAAGATGATAAAAGGCATCGTCCTTGACAAGGAAGTCGTGCACGGCGGCATGCCAAAGCGCATAGAGGGAGCCAAGATTGCGCTGATAAACGCCGCGCTAGAGATTGAAAAGACCGAGTTTGACGCCAAGATAAACATCAGCTCGCCCGACCAGATGAAGATGTTCCTCGAAGAAGAAAACAAGATGCTCAAGGGCATGGTTGACAAGGTGATCAAGGCGGGTGCAAACGTCGTAGTCTGCCAGAAGGGAATAGACGACATTGCCCAGCACTACCTTGCAAAGGCAGGCATCCTCACCGTAAGGCGCGTAAAGGAAAGCGACATGACGAAAATGTCCCGCGCAACGGGAGCAAGGATCGTCAACAACCTTGACGACCTGACTGCAAAAGACCTGGGCTCTGCCGAACTGGTAGAAGAGCGCAAGGTAGAGACAGACAAGTGGGTGTTCATTGAAGGGTGCAAGCACCCCAAGTCCGTGACAATCCTCATCCGCGGAGGCTCCCAGAGGGTCGTAGACGAGGCCGACAGGTCGGTCCACGATGCTCTCATGGTTGCCAAGGACGTGCTTGAAAAGCCGGCCATAGTGGCAGGCGGAGGCGCGCCAGAAGCCTATGCAGCAGCAAGGCTTCGCGAATGGGCCAGCACGCTCTCTGGCAGGGAGCAGCTTGCCGCAGAGAAATTTGCAGAGGCCCTTGAAGTGATACCGCTTGCGCTTGCCGAAAACGCAGGCATGGACCCGATTGACACGCTGACGGAACTTCGCGCCAAGCAGAGCAAGGGAAGCAAGTGGACAGGGGTCGACGCAAGGAATGCCAAGGTCGCCGACATGTCCAAGCTCGATGTCGTCGAGCCCCTTGCTGTCAAGGAGCAGATAATCAAGTCTGCGACAGAGGCTGCGTCGATGATCCTCAGAATAGACGACGTAATCGCCTCAAGCAAGTCGGGAGGCGCGCCGGCTATGCCGCCAGGCGGTGGAGGCATGGGTGGCGGCATGGGCGGAATGGGCATGGATATGTAA
- a CDS encoding rhomboid family intramembrane serine protease: protein MFPIHDDTERIHGRPWLNYTLIGINIAVFIWQASVTSFFTDERAVTEMFLTYGTVPDRLFSEWPGSAFTVVTSMFMHGGIAHIIGNMVFLWVFGDNIEDKFGRVKYILLYIGWGFAAALLHSAVAVYTGDGGGVPAVGASGAISGVLGAYMVLFPRARIYTIITAFFIYTVRIPVLVYIPFWFALQLIFGIIGQFGPLGDSGVAYLAHVGGFIAGAATGLVGRGFILPKIASLAGKGTTYKPPVKKVRPKIEDVVNETPPEVIEGPSYYEIIAEIKGVADASAISATYEPDSKLVRISANGSRRYEMAAKLPDTATGATVESVQYLNGIARIRLAKTPP, encoded by the coding sequence ATGTTTCCAATCCATGATGACACCGAGCGAATACATGGCAGACCGTGGCTCAACTATACCCTGATCGGGATAAACATCGCGGTGTTCATCTGGCAGGCGTCAGTGACAAGCTTTTTCACAGACGAGCGGGCCGTGACAGAGATGTTCCTCACGTACGGCACCGTGCCGGACAGGCTGTTCTCCGAGTGGCCGGGAAGCGCATTTACCGTCGTGACTTCGATGTTCATGCACGGAGGCATCGCCCACATCATCGGCAACATGGTGTTTTTGTGGGTCTTTGGAGACAACATCGAGGACAAGTTCGGGCGCGTAAAATACATCCTTCTCTACATCGGCTGGGGTTTTGCAGCCGCGCTCTTGCACAGCGCAGTCGCCGTGTACACCGGCGACGGAGGAGGGGTGCCTGCGGTGGGTGCGTCAGGTGCAATATCAGGAGTCCTTGGCGCGTACATGGTCCTGTTCCCCAGGGCAAGAATCTACACCATAATCACGGCATTTTTCATCTACACGGTGCGCATACCTGTTCTGGTCTACATACCGTTCTGGTTTGCGCTGCAGCTGATATTTGGAATCATTGGGCAGTTTGGCCCGCTAGGCGACTCTGGCGTCGCGTACCTTGCGCACGTCGGAGGCTTTATCGCCGGCGCCGCAACCGGCCTTGTTGGAAGGGGCTTTATCCTGCCCAAGATAGCAAGCCTTGCAGGCAAGGGCACTACGTACAAGCCGCCGGTGAAAAAGGTGCGCCCCAAGATAGAAGACGTCGTAAATGAGACGCCGCCGGAGGTCATAGAGGGCCCCAGTTATTACGAGATAATCGCAGAGATCAAAGGCGTCGCCGACGCGTCGGCAATAAGCGCGACATACGAGCCGGATTCAAAGCTTGTGAGGATCAGCGCCAACGGGTCGCGCAGGTACGAGATGGCTGCCAAGCTCCCAGACACCGCGACCGGCGCAACCGTCGAGTCAGTACAATACCTGAACGGCATTGCCAGGATAAGGCTTGCCAAGACACCACCCTGA
- a CDS encoding C2H2-type zinc finger protein: protein MGLFGRGGKKQADGTFKCQYCDMKFDDKERMKRHMKKAHSEKGGGDMPNTNPFGFG from the coding sequence TTGGGACTTTTTGGCAGGGGAGGAAAAAAGCAGGCCGACGGGACTTTCAAGTGCCAGTACTGCGACATGAAGTTTGACGACAAGGAGCGCATGAAGCGCCACATGAAAAAAGCGCACAGCGAGAAAGGTGGCGGAGACATGCCAAACACAAACCCGTTTGGATTTGGCTAA
- a CDS encoding Lrp/AsnC ligand binding domain-containing protein, translating to MPKAFVLMNAELGSEDSLVSELKKMEGIKEVYQVYGVYDIVAQVEAEAMEKVKETITWKLRKLNGVKSTLTMIVME from the coding sequence ATGCCAAAAGCCTTTGTTCTCATGAACGCCGAGCTCGGAAGCGAAGACTCGCTAGTGAGCGAGCTGAAAAAGATGGAAGGCATCAAGGAAGTTTATCAGGTGTACGGCGTTTATGACATAGTGGCTCAGGTCGAGGCCGAAGCGATGGAGAAGGTGAAAGAGACCATAACATGGAAGCTGCGCAAGCTCAACGGAGTAAAGTCGACGCTTACCATGATAGTCATGGAGTGA
- a CDS encoding helix-turn-helix transcriptional regulator: protein MATEQQPTEGVGSLFFELAGDLRLSMLSRLNKKDYRLSQLASELDATMQEAHRNMTRLIESGLVSKGKEGELVLTAYGRTVVSLVPSYDFLYKNRDFFADHSLGDLPAKFVQRLGSFQGCEMVHGVMAILQRWKTLYSSSDTFIKEIMAQVPLDLIETISAKVDEGVKFSYIFASNAVVPKGRTQLLQKVGWRNFINKGLVERRMLPDVKVMAIFNEKQGCVMFPNQKGEPDLNVMFYGETAEFLEWCNDFFNYQWSRADAFDEGKLKREV, encoded by the coding sequence ATGGCGACAGAGCAGCAGCCCACCGAAGGCGTAGGTTCGCTATTCTTTGAGCTTGCAGGCGACTTGCGCCTCTCAATGCTGTCAAGGTTGAACAAGAAGGACTATCGGCTGTCGCAGCTTGCGTCAGAGCTTGACGCTACCATGCAGGAAGCCCACAGGAACATGACGCGGCTGATAGAGTCGGGGCTTGTGTCAAAAGGCAAGGAAGGCGAGCTGGTGCTCACGGCGTACGGCAGGACGGTGGTTTCACTTGTGCCAAGCTATGATTTTCTCTACAAGAACCGCGACTTTTTTGCAGACCACAGCCTTGGCGACTTGCCGGCCAAGTTTGTCCAGCGCCTAGGCTCTTTTCAGGGCTGCGAGATGGTGCATGGCGTGATGGCGATACTCCAGCGCTGGAAGACCCTGTACAGCAGCTCCGACACTTTTATCAAGGAGATAATGGCGCAGGTGCCCCTTGACCTCATAGAGACGATAAGCGCCAAGGTCGACGAGGGCGTGAAATTCTCGTACATATTTGCGTCAAACGCCGTGGTGCCAAAGGGCAGGACGCAGCTTCTCCAGAAGGTCGGCTGGCGCAACTTTATCAACAAGGGCCTAGTCGAGCGCAGGATGCTCCCCGACGTCAAGGTGATGGCAATATTCAACGAAAAGCAAGGATGCGTCATGTTTCCAAACCAGAAAGGCGAGCCGGACCTGAACGTCATGTTCTATGGAGAAACCGCAGAATTCCTAGAGTGGTGCAATGACTTTTTCAATTACCAGTGGAGCCGCGCCGACGCATTCGATGAAGGAAAATTAAAGCGCGAAGTATGA
- a CDS encoding 50S ribosomal protein L11, translating into MGDKKSISALVSGGEANAGPPLGPALGPMGVNVLQVVNTINEKTKDFPGMKVPVKVEVDAETKKFTVEVGIPPTAALVAKESGIPKGSGTAGKDYAGDLSMASAAKIARMKIDGSYAKDIKGAAKEVIGSCVSMGVKVEGKPAKEVYPDINAGKYDDLLK; encoded by the coding sequence ATGGGCGATAAAAAGTCTATTTCCGCGCTTGTCAGCGGCGGAGAGGCCAACGCAGGTCCGCCACTTGGCCCGGCATTGGGACCTATGGGTGTAAATGTCCTGCAGGTGGTCAATACCATTAACGAAAAGACCAAGGATTTCCCCGGCATGAAGGTGCCCGTAAAGGTCGAAGTCGACGCCGAGACGAAAAAGTTCACGGTCGAAGTCGGCATACCACCGACGGCCGCACTCGTGGCCAAGGAATCAGGCATTCCAAAGGGCTCTGGCACAGCAGGCAAGGACTATGCAGGCGACCTGTCGATGGCGTCAGCGGCAAAAATCGCCAGGATGAAGATCGACGGCTCGTATGCCAAGGATATCAAGGGTGCTGCCAAGGAAGTGATTGGCTCGTGTGTGAGCATGGGCGTCAAGGTGGAAGGCAAGCCGGCAAAAGAAGTCTACCCTGACATTAACGCCGGCAAGTACGACGACCTGCTGAAATAG
- a CDS encoding S8 family serine peptidase: MIRLAAVVILLALVASAFVAPAYSLAPSREQVLSGGISESRPLSSLPMQTPAANSDDTVASIFGRNVPKSAIRSDFGSINLGSLQYNGNVGRTLVLGPGDPQALAGAHVVGMGGSPTQGSFLGVAFSKNPLAQSGNGFGYATDTPLAFDSLPHNNNNNNNSNTLAGYDNNNSASGRLSGTSITGADRAASLYNATGDGVKVAIVDTGSDFSNPDMRDAVARDAKGVPIMLDSDGQGLVLTRAKYVANINQQTGVIMNYTTGSNGKVQLPENTTSYTYVNGTGVYLRTSEGRIPVYNMLYPTFGAPELSATANVDWKIGKSSTDYIRSMSGVYHFGVVYQATTKLGTISLTLIPVLVVDSTEPGVYDTIVADMSYGWYYFTLGIAGAFPQTNHLMPAQLTFDFTDEKPFKLGDGNEFLTYDYNKDGVPDYSAGIAGARVLDIWRITDNKTQVVVADKSGVSGAVSAKLLEPMDPDGNYFGLMFDFAGHGTSTAATVASRGHAQYDIYNNATRYTLAGMAPGAKIIPVKSLWMGDALYGWLWASGFDLKESDGRWAYTGSHKADVMSNSWGISNFPLLKYGPGYDILSVFSSLLMVPHALAKDYPGTLVVDSVGNNGLGYGSVGAPNTSPLAISVGATTNNVHLQYGPFANITRFGTSAASYDDVAEFSSRGPSLLGDPKPELMAVGSYGFTPTDVTMKNLESKEGDPNDDGAFALFGGTSMAAPMVAGAAALVVQEMNETGKAPDPFAVKSILMSTAKDLKNDPFVQGSGRVDALAAVQLALGDTGFSVYTDDTAKTIMDSLRPSILTYAPTLGIINNGYPVQIPGTVPATAIDGARETRWFAGRIEPGKKASTDVVIENPSKQKDLTVELSSTIEKLVARYEVKNATKLFLEDPTHSNKTFGYEPNYYDLTKLAGVEGGKLPDSDLMVARVNFPFSSFMNQTELFADHLRIASVYSYDWHDANKDGKISYAEIGMVNRGGAWGTTQEVRISDPKDKFTGTPVVGVYPVPTVFSFWSGDKLINSTSMNYTLTVELYKRMPNPDVQLDKSLVTVPPGGTAKVNATIAARNDTLSGIYFGEIMAKGPRNSVVMPVSYVVTTKPVPKDVPVVLSPPAAGSAQKQPESEIEGSLGLKPNGYVGGLSDMVSRYAAGDWRSYYFTVTDPTVTAMTLKVSWPHNSTSVNAMAYGPDGRMVASSVPAGVFQEFVSWPSNDWLGTSAVSEGGAFFFSQNAGERSTVLHVPVNATGIYSLLVHNTLFHGESLYEPLSVEAKFSTLLPDTTPPKLTADVPKFVRGDAVAVPVTIDDSNPAGLSYSVDGKAEPSSGNQVRIEGGTLAEGPHLLTIESKDTVGNLASSSWQFTVDKTPPATELFVRDGNNNSTDAIVAGKHLVVSKQATLAWNVTDANGVAGKVTVRLPDANNSTKPASYDPDSSMVFNSTALADGHYNFTISSRDLPGNKATRTWDLVVDNTPPKASVGVSGGDVQGITKVALGAQDENLKSATLSVGGNRMVVNVTGLGEYDLDTTGLPDGKYEVKLAALDTAGNEGTASATLTVANVQPMIEMVAILGVVGGLAGGAAIAWVIASRRRK, translated from the coding sequence TTGATCCGTCTAGCAGCGGTGGTCATACTCCTTGCCCTTGTCGCCTCAGCCTTTGTCGCGCCCGCGTACTCGCTTGCGCCAAGCAGGGAACAGGTGCTGTCAGGAGGAATATCAGAGTCCCGGCCTCTGTCTTCGCTTCCCATGCAGACACCTGCTGCTAATTCGGATGATACGGTGGCAAGCATCTTTGGTCGCAACGTGCCAAAAAGCGCAATCAGGTCCGACTTTGGCTCGATAAACCTTGGCAGCCTGCAATACAACGGCAATGTAGGCAGGACGCTCGTGCTTGGCCCCGGCGACCCACAGGCACTTGCCGGCGCGCACGTGGTGGGGATGGGTGGAAGCCCGACGCAGGGGTCATTCCTTGGCGTAGCGTTTTCCAAGAACCCGCTTGCGCAAAGCGGTAATGGCTTTGGATATGCAACCGACACGCCTCTTGCCTTTGACTCGCTGCCTCATAATAATAATAATAATAATAACAGCAACACCCTTGCAGGCTATGACAATAACAACAGCGCCTCCGGCAGGCTCTCTGGCACATCGATAACCGGCGCCGACCGCGCCGCGTCGCTCTACAACGCAACAGGCGACGGGGTCAAGGTCGCCATAGTTGACACCGGCTCGGACTTTTCAAACCCTGACATGCGCGACGCTGTCGCAAGGGATGCAAAGGGAGTCCCGATAATGCTTGACTCTGACGGCCAGGGGCTCGTCCTTACAAGGGCAAAATACGTTGCCAATATCAACCAGCAGACCGGCGTGATAATGAATTATACCACCGGAAGCAACGGCAAGGTGCAGCTGCCAGAGAACACGACCTCGTATACATACGTCAATGGCACGGGCGTCTACCTGAGGACATCTGAGGGCAGAATACCCGTCTACAACATGCTGTACCCGACCTTTGGCGCGCCAGAGCTTAGCGCCACTGCAAACGTAGACTGGAAGATAGGCAAGAGCTCGACCGACTACATCCGCTCAATGAGCGGTGTTTATCACTTTGGGGTCGTGTACCAGGCAACCACAAAGCTTGGCACGATATCGCTTACGCTCATACCCGTGCTCGTAGTGGACAGCACCGAGCCGGGCGTGTACGACACCATAGTTGCAGACATGTCGTACGGCTGGTACTATTTTACGCTAGGCATAGCAGGCGCGTTTCCGCAGACCAACCACCTGATGCCTGCCCAGCTTACATTTGACTTTACCGACGAAAAGCCGTTCAAGCTCGGCGACGGAAACGAGTTTTTGACCTATGACTACAACAAGGACGGCGTCCCGGACTATTCAGCCGGCATTGCCGGCGCAAGGGTGCTTGACATCTGGCGCATAACCGACAACAAGACACAGGTGGTGGTGGCTGACAAGTCCGGCGTCTCTGGCGCAGTCTCGGCGAAACTGCTCGAGCCGATGGACCCAGACGGGAACTATTTCGGCCTGATGTTTGACTTTGCCGGCCACGGGACAAGCACGGCGGCAACAGTCGCATCACGGGGGCATGCACAATACGACATTTACAACAACGCTACCCGTTACACGCTTGCAGGCATGGCGCCGGGCGCCAAGATAATACCTGTCAAATCCCTGTGGATGGGCGACGCGCTCTATGGCTGGCTGTGGGCCTCCGGCTTTGACCTGAAAGAATCTGATGGAAGGTGGGCCTACACGGGCAGCCACAAGGCCGACGTCATGAGCAACAGCTGGGGAATCTCTAACTTTCCGCTGCTGAAATATGGTCCCGGCTATGACATACTGAGCGTCTTTTCGTCGCTCCTCATGGTGCCCCACGCCCTTGCCAAGGACTATCCGGGAACGCTTGTGGTGGACAGCGTTGGAAACAACGGTCTGGGATACGGAAGCGTGGGCGCGCCAAACACGTCTCCGCTTGCAATCTCTGTTGGGGCAACCACCAACAACGTGCACCTGCAGTACGGGCCGTTTGCCAACATTACCCGCTTTGGCACGTCCGCTGCCAGCTATGACGATGTCGCCGAGTTTTCAAGCAGGGGCCCAAGCCTGCTTGGAGACCCCAAGCCAGAGCTGATGGCAGTCGGCTCGTACGGCTTTACGCCGACTGACGTGACCATGAAGAACCTTGAGTCAAAAGAGGGCGACCCTAACGACGACGGCGCATTTGCGCTCTTTGGCGGGACCAGCATGGCCGCCCCGATGGTGGCCGGCGCTGCCGCGCTCGTGGTGCAGGAAATGAACGAGACGGGCAAGGCGCCCGACCCGTTTGCGGTCAAGAGCATCCTGATGTCGACTGCAAAGGACCTGAAAAACGACCCGTTCGTACAAGGTTCTGGAAGGGTTGACGCGCTTGCCGCAGTCCAGCTTGCCCTGGGAGACACAGGGTTTTCCGTCTACACCGATGACACTGCCAAGACAATTATGGATTCACTCAGGCCATCAATCTTGACGTACGCGCCCACGCTTGGCATAATCAACAACGGCTATCCCGTCCAGATTCCCGGCACGGTTCCGGCCACTGCAATAGACGGGGCCAGAGAGACGCGCTGGTTTGCCGGCCGGATAGAGCCGGGTAAAAAGGCATCAACGGATGTTGTCATTGAAAACCCGTCAAAGCAAAAGGATCTGACAGTCGAGCTTTCAAGCACGATTGAAAAGCTGGTGGCGCGCTATGAAGTCAAGAATGCAACAAAGCTGTTCTTGGAAGACCCAACACACAGCAACAAAACGTTTGGTTACGAGCCCAACTATTACGACCTTACAAAATTGGCAGGAGTGGAGGGAGGCAAACTTCCTGACTCTGATCTGATGGTTGCACGGGTAAACTTTCCGTTTTCCAGCTTTATGAACCAGACAGAGCTGTTTGCAGACCACCTGCGCATCGCTTCAGTCTACAGCTACGACTGGCACGATGCCAACAAGGACGGCAAGATTTCCTATGCCGAAATAGGGATGGTAAACAGGGGAGGAGCCTGGGGCACCACTCAGGAGGTGCGCATAAGCGACCCAAAGGACAAATTCACAGGGACGCCTGTCGTGGGGGTCTATCCGGTGCCCACGGTATTTTCGTTCTGGAGCGGCGACAAGCTCATCAACTCGACTTCGATGAACTATACGCTCACAGTCGAATTGTACAAGCGAATGCCAAACCCCGACGTACAGCTTGACAAGAGCCTTGTCACGGTTCCGCCAGGGGGGACTGCCAAGGTGAACGCCACCATAGCGGCGCGCAACGATACGCTCTCTGGCATATACTTTGGCGAGATAATGGCAAAAGGCCCGCGCAACAGCGTGGTCATGCCGGTGAGCTATGTCGTGACTACCAAGCCAGTGCCAAAGGACGTGCCGGTGGTGCTGTCGCCTCCTGCTGCTGGCTCTGCGCAGAAGCAACCGGAATCGGAGATTGAAGGATCGCTTGGCCTCAAGCCAAACGGCTACGTGGGCGGCCTATCGGACATGGTGTCTCGCTATGCCGCCGGCGACTGGCGCTCGTACTATTTCACAGTCACCGACCCGACCGTGACGGCAATGACCCTGAAGGTGTCCTGGCCTCACAACTCGACAAGCGTAAACGCCATGGCGTACGGTCCCGACGGCCGCATGGTGGCATCAAGCGTGCCGGCAGGCGTGTTCCAAGAGTTTGTCAGCTGGCCAAGCAACGACTGGCTGGGAACCTCTGCCGTCAGCGAGGGGGGCGCATTCTTTTTCAGCCAGAACGCCGGCGAGCGCTCGACAGTGCTTCACGTGCCCGTGAACGCAACCGGCATCTACTCGCTACTTGTGCACAACACGCTGTTCCATGGCGAGAGCCTCTACGAGCCGCTTTCGGTGGAGGCGAAATTCTCTACCCTCCTTCCTGACACGACGCCTCCAAAGTTAACAGCTGATGTGCCCAAATTTGTCAGGGGAGATGCGGTTGCGGTCCCGGTAACAATAGACGACAGCAACCCCGCGGGTCTGTCGTATTCCGTGGATGGCAAGGCCGAGCCTTCCTCGGGCAACCAGGTGAGGATCGAAGGAGGCACGCTTGCGGAAGGTCCGCACCTTTTGACAATCGAGTCCAAAGACACGGTGGGCAACCTGGCGTCAAGCTCGTGGCAGTTCACGGTAGACAAGACTCCTCCTGCCACAGAGCTTTTTGTACGTGATGGCAACAACAATAGCACAGATGCAATAGTGGCCGGCAAGCATCTGGTAGTATCAAAGCAGGCGACCCTTGCCTGGAACGTCACCGACGCAAACGGCGTGGCAGGCAAAGTCACCGTGAGGCTGCCGGATGCTAACAACAGCACCAAGCCTGCCAGCTACGATCCCGATTCGTCAATGGTGTTCAACTCGACTGCGCTTGCCGACGGCCATTACAACTTTACAATTTCCTCAAGGGATCTGCCGGGCAACAAGGCGACAAGGACGTGGGACCTGGTAGTAGACAACACGCCGCCAAAGGCGTCTGTGGGCGTAAGCGGGGGCGACGTTCAGGGGATCACAAAGGTCGCGCTGGGAGCACAGGATGAGAACCTAAAGTCTGCAACGCTGTCCGTAGGCGGCAACCGGATGGTGGTAAACGTCACCGGCCTTGGCGAGTACGACCTTGACACGACCGGCCTTCCAGACGGCAAATACGAGGTCAAGCTTGCCGCGCTTGATACGGCGGGAAACGAGGGCACTGCAAGCGCAACGCTGACTGTCGCAAACGTCCAGCCCATGATTGAAATGGTCGCAATTCTTGGCGTGGTAGGTGGGCTTGCGGGAGGGGCTGCCATAGCATGGGTGATAGCGTCAAGGCGGCGCAAATAG
- the trxA gene encoding thioredoxin: protein MSEKQHASNVNLLELAEKNFEETINGSKPVLVDFWATWCGPCQFMLPIFDKLAKKYGDKVTFGRLNVDDNQGVAMRYDVYAIPTFIVFMNGKAIDRAVGAVGEKGLEGLLQKYQ, encoded by the coding sequence ATGAGCGAAAAGCAGCACGCCTCGAACGTGAACCTTCTGGAGCTTGCGGAAAAGAACTTTGAAGAGACCATAAACGGCAGCAAGCCTGTCCTTGTGGACTTTTGGGCTACGTGGTGCGGCCCGTGCCAGTTCATGCTGCCTATATTTGACAAGCTGGCCAAAAAGTATGGCGACAAGGTCACCTTTGGCAGGCTAAACGTCGACGACAACCAGGGTGTGGCCATGAGGTACGACGTATATGCTATTCCGACGTTCATTGTCTTCATGAACGGCAAGGCCATCGACAGGGCTGTTGGCGCGGTGGGTGAAAAAGGCCTCGAAGGGCTGCTCCAGAAATACCAATAG